One genomic region from Xylocopa sonorina isolate GNS202 chromosome 8, iyXylSono1_principal, whole genome shotgun sequence encodes:
- the LOC143426173 gene encoding uncharacterized protein LOC143426173, whose translation MHIEVQVALNFVISYLYNKLPRRRVNIFGEELEKALKDKFKGHWYPDKPFKGSAFRCLKTGDPVDPVLERAAKESGVPIQDILENLPAELAVWVDPGEVSYRIGEMNAVKILYSETGDPHDESSADREVTKTFNPEAQCFRPIEAVGTSLGGLSLSPKSTSPFPSSLGSNASNGSSNNQQSGHGSGSSSAPSPTPITSSFKGSPSPVPAFIPRTTAPLTFTTATFAQTKFGSTKLKTSSKRANRMSPTEFSNYIKQRAMQQQIHHHHHHQQHQQQQQQQQQQQQQQQQQQQQQQQAAAGGLPVSQSSPRSRSISPGSIVAGAGQQHTDPSAYFFQHGPYHPQFPHRNIFDSSSHGGYLSADLYTGANFPSSYLDPTTIAGHQFYGATVNGTSNAAGSNGNSQSAGTLGPVGSAATNSNVNAAGQQQEKTALVEGLNNFGLGSVAPYPASQYQHLLVAN comes from the exons ATGCACATCGAGGTGCAGGTGGCGCTCAActtcgtgatatcgtatctgtaCAACAAGCTGCCCCGCAGACGGGTGAACATCTTTGGCGAGGAGCTGGAGAAGGCGCTCAAGGACAAGTTCAAGGGCCACTGGTACCCGGATAAACCGTTCAAGGGGTCCGCGTTCAGATGCCTGAAAACGGGCGACCCCGTGGACCCAGTGTTGGAGAGGGCCGCGAAAGAGAGCGGCGTGCCCATCCAGGACATCCTCGAGAACCTTCCAGCGGAGTTGGCCGTCTGGGTGGACCCTGGCGAGGTCAGCTACCGCATCGGCGAGATGAACGCCGTCAAGATCCTCTACTCTGAAACTGGAGACCCTCACGACGAGAGCTCGGCTGATCGCGAGGTGACCAAGACGTTCAACCCTGAGGCCCAGTGCTTCAGGCCGATCGAGGCCGTTGGCACGTCCCTGGGCGGGCTCAGCCTCAGCCCCAAGTCGACGTCCCCGTTCCCGAGCTCGCTGGGCAGCAACGCGAGCAACGGCTCGTCGAACAACCAACAGAGCGGCCACGGTTCCGGTTCCTCGTCGGCGCCGTCGCCGACCCCTATCACTAGCTCGTTCAAGGGCTCCCCTAGTCCTGTCCCGGCGTTCATACCGCGCACCACCGCGCCGCTCACGTTCACCACCGCCACCTTCGCGCAGACCAAGTTCGGCAGCACCAAACTGAAGACCAGCAGCAAACGGGCGAACAG AATGTCCCCCACCGAGTTCTCGAACTACATCAAGCAGCGGGCCATGCAGCAACAGATccaccatcaccaccaccatcaacagcaccagcagcagcagcagcagcagcagcagcaacaacaacagcagcagcaacagcaacaacaacaacaacaggcgGCAGCCGGTGGTCTGCCAGTGTCGCAGAGCTCGCCGCGCAGTCGCAGCATATCGCCAGGCAGCATAGTGGCCGGTGCAGGGCAACAGCACACGGACCCAAGCGCGTACTTCTTCCAGCACGGCCCGTACCATCCCCAGTTCCCGCATCGCAACATCTTCGACTCGTCCAGCCACGGTGGCTACCTGTCCGCTGACCTCTACACAGGCGCCAACTTCCCGTCGTCCTACCTCGACCCGACGACGATCGCTGGCCACCAGTTCTACGGCGCGACCGTGAACGGAACCAGCAACGCGGCGGGCAGCAACGGGAACTCGCAGAGCGCTGGGACCCTCGGCCCAGTCGGATCCGCGGCGACGAACAGCAACGTGAACGCCGCGGGCCAGCAACAGGAGAAGACGGCGCTGGTCGAGGGACTGAACAACTTTGGGCTGGGCTCGGTCGCGCCGTACCCTGCCAGCCAGTACCAGCACCTCCTCGTGGCCAACTAA